Proteins from one Setaria italica strain Yugu1 unplaced genomic scaffold, Setaria_italica_v2.0 scaffold_13, whole genome shotgun sequence genomic window:
- the LOC101778410 gene encoding uncharacterized protein LOC101778410, which produces MALWISKFGRLGGRKGGGKIERRKGEAPRPCAGGAIPQPLSASLAGRGKDDPAAAVMVSNEAYTKRNAAGVLGLSSLQKITAAFQMLTYGVAADATNDYVRIGESTAIESLRRFVNAVVEVFGDEYLRSPNEDDTARLLSIGESRGFPDKDLWIWHAFFGMPGSHNDINVLHRSSLFARVAEGQAPKVNTINNNEYTMGYYLADGIYPSWATIVKSIPDPQGNKKKYFATAQEACRKDVERAFGVLQSRFAIVRGPARFWDEDTIGQIMRACVIMHNMILEDERDEEDDLNYDGVEKR; this is translated from the exons ATGGCCCTCTGGATCTCAAAGTTCGGGAGGCTCGGAGGGAGAAAGGGGGGAGGCAAGatagaaagaagaaagggggaGGCGCCGCGGCCATGCGCCGGCGGAGCCATCCCTCAACCGCTGTCGGCGAGCCTCGCCGGGCGCGGGAAAGatgaccccgccgccgcggttATG GTTTCGAATGAGGCGTACACT AAAAGAAACGCTGCTGGTGTACTTGGCCTTTCTAGTCTGCAAAAGATTACTGCAGCATTTCAGATGTTAACTTATGGAGTAGCAGCTGATGCTACAAATGATTATGTCCGTATTGGTGAGAGTACTGCTATTGAGAGTCTGAGAAGGTTTGTCAATGCTGTTGTTGAGGTTTTTGGAGATGAGTACTTGAGATCACCTAATGAAGATGATACTGCTAGATTACTTTCCATTGGAGAGAGTAGAGGTTTTCCTG ATAAAGATCTTTGGATTTGGCATGCTTTTTTTGGGATGCCTGGTTCCCACAACGACATCAACGTTTTGCACCGATCTTCTTTATTCGCACGAGTAGCTGAAGGTCAAGCTCCAAAGGTGAATACCATTAATAACAACGAATATACAATGGgttattatcttgctgatggcataTATCCCTCGTGGGCCACAATTGTGAAGAGCATACCTGATCCACAAGGtaacaagaagaaatattttgcaaCTGCCCAAGAAGCTTGTAGGAAGGACGTGGAACGAGCGTTTGGGGTTCTACAGTCTCGTTTCGCTATCGTTAGGGGGCCAGCTCGATTTTGGGATGAAGACACCATCGGACAAATCATGAGGGCTTGTGTCATTATGCACAACATGATACTTGAGGATGAGcgcgatgaagaagatgatttAAATTATGATGGGGTGGAGAAAAGGTGA
- the LOC101776626 gene encoding mitogen-activated protein kinase 11 isoform X2: MQNNDWRKKNAQEMNFFSEYGDVNRYEILEVIGKGSYGLVCSANDKHTGEKVAIKKIHNIFEHISDAARILREIKLLRLLRHPDIVEIKHIMLPPSKKDFKDIYVVFELMESDLHQVIKANDDLTREHYQFFLYQMLRALKYIHTANVYHRDLKPKNVLANANCKLKICDFGLARVAFSDAPTTVFWTDYVATRWYRAPELCGSFYSKVRNDKARKYLTCMRKKQPASFSQKFPKADPLALQLLRRLLAFDPKDRPSAEEALADPYFNGLAKVEREPSCQPIPKVEFEFERHRVRKEDIKELIFQEVLEYHPQLLKEYTSGTERPNFLHLSATDQFREQVTQLEENGNKSEVAPVQRKHASLPRSTVVHSASIPSKDHRHEASSSTKRVVDGSWNEQIHGVHASIAGKHSTTVRPVMSCDSKISQDMNDPRSLAPSNPWQPNIIHFPNHAVNFQNLPSMGSLLDATSPAQNMPVATPSTESRPGQLYLYMH; the protein is encoded by the exons ATGCAGAACAATGACTGGCGGAAGAAG AATGCACAGGAAATGAATTTCTTTTCTGAATACGGTGATGTTAATAGATATGAAATTTTGGAGGTCATCGGGAAAGGAAGTTATGGACTTGTATGTTCAGCAAACGATAAACATACTGGAGAGAAGGTTGCAATAAAAAAGATACACAATATTTTTGAGCATATATCGGATGCAGCACGCATACTCCGTGAAATAAAACTTCTGAGGCTTCTGAGGCACCCTGACATAGTGGAGATAAAGCATATAATGCTACCCCCATCCAAAAAGGATTTTAAAGACATATATGTTGTCTTTGAACTTATGGAATCAGATCTTCATCAGGTCATAAAGGCTAATGATGATTTGACGAGGGAGCATTACCAGTTTTTCCTCTACCAGATGCTTCGGGCTTTGAAATATATTCACACAG CAAATGTCTATCACCGAGATCTAAAGCCCAAAAATGTACTTGCTAATGCAAATTGCAAACTCAAAATATGTGACTTCGGCTTGGCAAGAGTGGCATTTAGTGATGCACCCACTACAGTCTTCTGGACC GATTATGTGGCGACAAGATGGTATAGAGCTCCTGAACTGTGTGGGTCATTCTACTCCAAG GTACGGAATGACAAGGCAAGAAAATACCTGACGTGCATGCGGAAGAAACAACCTGCATCTTTCTCGCAGAAGTTTCCGAAGGCTGATCCATTAGCTTTACAGTTGCTTAGGAGGCTTCTAGCTTTTGATCCAAAGGATCGCCCATCTGCAGAAGAG GCATTGGCAGATCCTTACTTCAATGGATTAGCAAAGGTAGAGAGAGAACCTTCTTGTCAACCAATTCCAAAAGTGGAGTTTGAATTTGAGCGCCATAGAGTAAGAAAGGAGGACATCAAGGAACTGATTTTTCAAGAAGTTTTGGAGTACCATCCTCAACTACTGAAGGAGTACACCAGTGGGACAGAAAGGCCAAATTTTCTTCACTTAAG TGCTACTGACCAATTTCGAGAACAAGTTACCCAACTTGAGGAAAATGGCAACAAAAGTGAAGTAGCACCAGTACAGAGGAAACATGCTTCTTTGCCAAG GTCAACAGTAGTGCATTCAGCTTCTATTCCTTCAAAGGATCATAGACATGAGGCGTCATCTAGTACAAAGCGTGTGGTAGATGGATCTTGGAATGAACAAATTCATGGAGTACATGCAAGTATAGCTG GCAAACATTCAACAACTGTTAGGCCTGTGATGTCCTGTGATAGTAAAATTTCCCAGGATATGAATGATCCAAGGAGCTTGGCACCCTCAAATCCATGGCAACCAAATATCATCCATTTTCCGAATCATGCTGTGAATTTTCAGAACCTGCCATCTATGGGTTCTCTACTTGATGCAACAAGCCCAGCCCAGAATATGCCTGTAGCCACTCCAAGCACTGAGTCCAGACCAGGGCAATTGTACTTGTATATGCATTAA
- the LOC101776626 gene encoding mitogen-activated protein kinase 11 isoform X1, which produces MQNNDWRKKNAQEMNFFSEYGDVNRYEILEVIGKGSYGLVCSANDKHTGEKVAIKKIHNIFEHISDAARILREIKLLRLLRHPDIVEIKHIMLPPSKKDFKDIYVVFELMESDLHQVIKANDDLTREHYQFFLYQMLRALKYIHTANVYHRDLKPKNVLANANCKLKICDFGLARVAFSDAPTTVFWTDYVATRWYRAPELCGSFYSKYTPAIDIWSIGCIFAEVLIGKPLFPGKNVVHQLDLITDLLGTPPLDAISKVRNDKARKYLTCMRKKQPASFSQKFPKADPLALQLLRRLLAFDPKDRPSAEEALADPYFNGLAKVEREPSCQPIPKVEFEFERHRVRKEDIKELIFQEVLEYHPQLLKEYTSGTERPNFLHLSATDQFREQVTQLEENGNKSEVAPVQRKHASLPRSTVVHSASIPSKDHRHEASSSTKRVVDGSWNEQIHGVHASIAGKHSTTVRPVMSCDSKISQDMNDPRSLAPSNPWQPNIIHFPNHAVNFQNLPSMGSLLDATSPAQNMPVATPSTESRPGQLYLYMH; this is translated from the exons ATGCAGAACAATGACTGGCGGAAGAAG AATGCACAGGAAATGAATTTCTTTTCTGAATACGGTGATGTTAATAGATATGAAATTTTGGAGGTCATCGGGAAAGGAAGTTATGGACTTGTATGTTCAGCAAACGATAAACATACTGGAGAGAAGGTTGCAATAAAAAAGATACACAATATTTTTGAGCATATATCGGATGCAGCACGCATACTCCGTGAAATAAAACTTCTGAGGCTTCTGAGGCACCCTGACATAGTGGAGATAAAGCATATAATGCTACCCCCATCCAAAAAGGATTTTAAAGACATATATGTTGTCTTTGAACTTATGGAATCAGATCTTCATCAGGTCATAAAGGCTAATGATGATTTGACGAGGGAGCATTACCAGTTTTTCCTCTACCAGATGCTTCGGGCTTTGAAATATATTCACACAG CAAATGTCTATCACCGAGATCTAAAGCCCAAAAATGTACTTGCTAATGCAAATTGCAAACTCAAAATATGTGACTTCGGCTTGGCAAGAGTGGCATTTAGTGATGCACCCACTACAGTCTTCTGGACC GATTATGTGGCGACAAGATGGTATAGAGCTCCTGAACTGTGTGGGTCATTCTACTCCAAG TATACACCAGCTATTGATATCTGGAGTATAGGGTGCATATTTGCTGAGGTGTTGATAGGAAAACCTTTATTCCCTGGAAAGAATGTAGTTCACCAGTTGGATTTAATAACTGATCTTCTGGGAACACCGCCATTAGATGCTATTTCTAAG GTACGGAATGACAAGGCAAGAAAATACCTGACGTGCATGCGGAAGAAACAACCTGCATCTTTCTCGCAGAAGTTTCCGAAGGCTGATCCATTAGCTTTACAGTTGCTTAGGAGGCTTCTAGCTTTTGATCCAAAGGATCGCCCATCTGCAGAAGAG GCATTGGCAGATCCTTACTTCAATGGATTAGCAAAGGTAGAGAGAGAACCTTCTTGTCAACCAATTCCAAAAGTGGAGTTTGAATTTGAGCGCCATAGAGTAAGAAAGGAGGACATCAAGGAACTGATTTTTCAAGAAGTTTTGGAGTACCATCCTCAACTACTGAAGGAGTACACCAGTGGGACAGAAAGGCCAAATTTTCTTCACTTAAG TGCTACTGACCAATTTCGAGAACAAGTTACCCAACTTGAGGAAAATGGCAACAAAAGTGAAGTAGCACCAGTACAGAGGAAACATGCTTCTTTGCCAAG GTCAACAGTAGTGCATTCAGCTTCTATTCCTTCAAAGGATCATAGACATGAGGCGTCATCTAGTACAAAGCGTGTGGTAGATGGATCTTGGAATGAACAAATTCATGGAGTACATGCAAGTATAGCTG GCAAACATTCAACAACTGTTAGGCCTGTGATGTCCTGTGATAGTAAAATTTCCCAGGATATGAATGATCCAAGGAGCTTGGCACCCTCAAATCCATGGCAACCAAATATCATCCATTTTCCGAATCATGCTGTGAATTTTCAGAACCTGCCATCTATGGGTTCTCTACTTGATGCAACAAGCCCAGCCCAGAATATGCCTGTAGCCACTCCAAGCACTGAGTCCAGACCAGGGCAATTGTACTTGTATATGCATTAA
- the LOC101776626 gene encoding mitogen-activated protein kinase 11 isoform X3, with amino-acid sequence MQNNDWRKKNAQEMNFFSEYGDVNRYEILEVIGKGSYGLVCSANDKHTGEKVAIKKIHNIFEHISDAARILREIKLLRLLRHPDIVEIKHIMLPPSKKDFKDIYVVFELMESDLHQVIKANDDLTREHYQFFLYQMLRALKYIHTANVYHRDLKPKNVLANANCKLKICDFGLARVAFSDAPTTVFWTDYVATRWYRAPELCGSFYSKYTPAIDIWSIGCIFAEVLIGKPLFPGKNVVHQLDLITDLLGTPPLDAISKVRNDKARKYLTCMRKKQPASFSQKFPKADPLALQLLRRLLAFDPKDRPSAEEALADPYFNGLAKVEREPSCQPIPKVEFEFERHRVRKEDIKELIFQEVLEYHPQLLKEYTSGTERPNFLHLSATDQFREQVTQLEENGNKSEVAPVQRKHASLPRQTFNNC; translated from the exons ATGCAGAACAATGACTGGCGGAAGAAG AATGCACAGGAAATGAATTTCTTTTCTGAATACGGTGATGTTAATAGATATGAAATTTTGGAGGTCATCGGGAAAGGAAGTTATGGACTTGTATGTTCAGCAAACGATAAACATACTGGAGAGAAGGTTGCAATAAAAAAGATACACAATATTTTTGAGCATATATCGGATGCAGCACGCATACTCCGTGAAATAAAACTTCTGAGGCTTCTGAGGCACCCTGACATAGTGGAGATAAAGCATATAATGCTACCCCCATCCAAAAAGGATTTTAAAGACATATATGTTGTCTTTGAACTTATGGAATCAGATCTTCATCAGGTCATAAAGGCTAATGATGATTTGACGAGGGAGCATTACCAGTTTTTCCTCTACCAGATGCTTCGGGCTTTGAAATATATTCACACAG CAAATGTCTATCACCGAGATCTAAAGCCCAAAAATGTACTTGCTAATGCAAATTGCAAACTCAAAATATGTGACTTCGGCTTGGCAAGAGTGGCATTTAGTGATGCACCCACTACAGTCTTCTGGACC GATTATGTGGCGACAAGATGGTATAGAGCTCCTGAACTGTGTGGGTCATTCTACTCCAAG TATACACCAGCTATTGATATCTGGAGTATAGGGTGCATATTTGCTGAGGTGTTGATAGGAAAACCTTTATTCCCTGGAAAGAATGTAGTTCACCAGTTGGATTTAATAACTGATCTTCTGGGAACACCGCCATTAGATGCTATTTCTAAG GTACGGAATGACAAGGCAAGAAAATACCTGACGTGCATGCGGAAGAAACAACCTGCATCTTTCTCGCAGAAGTTTCCGAAGGCTGATCCATTAGCTTTACAGTTGCTTAGGAGGCTTCTAGCTTTTGATCCAAAGGATCGCCCATCTGCAGAAGAG GCATTGGCAGATCCTTACTTCAATGGATTAGCAAAGGTAGAGAGAGAACCTTCTTGTCAACCAATTCCAAAAGTGGAGTTTGAATTTGAGCGCCATAGAGTAAGAAAGGAGGACATCAAGGAACTGATTTTTCAAGAAGTTTTGGAGTACCATCCTCAACTACTGAAGGAGTACACCAGTGGGACAGAAAGGCCAAATTTTCTTCACTTAAG TGCTACTGACCAATTTCGAGAACAAGTTACCCAACTTGAGGAAAATGGCAACAAAAGTGAAGTAGCACCAGTACAGAGGAAACATGCTTCTTTGCCAAG GCAAACATTCAACAACTGTTAG